A DNA window from Myripristis murdjan chromosome 19, fMyrMur1.1, whole genome shotgun sequence contains the following coding sequences:
- the LOC115378427 gene encoding gap junction delta-3 protein-like, with protein sequence MGEWGFLSGLFDNLQAHSPMLGRFWLFLMLVFRILILGTVASDLFEDEQQEFVCNTLQPGCKQGCYDMAFPISQYRFWVFHIVLISTPSLLFLMYAMHHHSKRRGSRMSTQDYKEELHMRKLYIINVAFRMVVEIGVLVGQWWLYGFKVEPQFPCSRFPCPYTVDCFTSRPAEKTIFLCFYFIVGVVSAISSFAELCYASIKWFCPTKEPLPPERSCVCQNLQNWKLQEAEEDEKPRGRTMSESLRGSVRLKGGSVRGSSSRKVCSYGHKPRSGKNLSSKTLMV encoded by the coding sequence ATGGGGGAGTGGGGCTTCCTCAGCGGCCTGTTTGATAACCTCCAGGCCCACTCGCCCATGCTTGGCCGCTTCTGGCTCTTCCTCATGCTGGTCTTCAGGATCCTGATCCTGGGCACCGTGGCCAGCGACCTGTTTGAGGACGAGCAGCAGGAGTTTGTCTGCAACACCCTCCAGCCAGGCTGCAAGCAGGGCTGCTACGACATGGCCTTCCCCATCTCGCAGTACCGATTCTGGGTGTTCCACATCGTCCTCATCTCCACACCCTCCCTGCTCTTCCTCATGTACGCCATGCACCACCACAGCAAGAGGAGGGGCAGCCGCATGAGCACCCAGGACTACAAGGAGGAGCTCCACATGAGGAAGCTCTACATCATCAACGTGGCTTTTCGCATGGTGGTGGAAATCGGTGTCCTCGTGGGCCAGTGGTGGCTGTACGGCTTCAAGGTGGAGCCCCAGTTCCCCTGCAGCCGCTTCCCTTGCCCTTACACAGTGGACTGCTTCACCTCGCGCCCCGCTGAGAAAAccatcttcctctgcttctaCTTTATTGTCGGGGTGGTGTCTGCTATTTCCAGCTTTGCAGAGCTTTGCTACGCCTCCATAAAGTGGTTTTGCCCGACCAAGGAGCCTTTACCCCCAGAGCGCTCCTGTGTCTGCCAGAACCTCCAGAACTGGAAGCTGCAGGAAGCGGAGGAAGATGAAAAACCACGAGGCAGGACAATGTCCGAGAGCTTGCGGGGCAGTGTGAGGCTGAAGGGGGGCTCAGTgaggggcagcagcagcaggaaggtcTGCAGCTATGGCCACAAGCCGAGGAGCGGCAAAAACCTGAGTAGCAAGACGCTCATGGTGTGA